One Nitrospira sp. DNA window includes the following coding sequences:
- a CDS encoding Uracil-DNA glycosylase, family 4 yields MAQPPTTLQELADSLHNCQRCPLAKLGRTQVVFGVGNPQASVMFVGEAPGFYEDQKGEPFVGAAGQLLNDLLQSAGLSRADIYIANVIKCRPPNNRDPEPQEVETCKPFLLQQIAMIRPKLVCSLGNWATQTLLERKVGITRVRGQAFYLKEFVLFPLLHPAAALHQGSMLQPLREDFQKLKEFLDRHSQEAATEGPSPAATRTLQIDTPTAAAQQMDLFG; encoded by the coding sequence ATGGCTCAGCCCCCGACTACACTGCAGGAACTCGCCGATTCGCTTCACAATTGCCAACGGTGCCCGCTCGCCAAGCTGGGACGCACCCAAGTGGTCTTCGGCGTCGGCAATCCCCAGGCATCCGTCATGTTCGTGGGAGAAGCGCCGGGATTTTACGAGGACCAGAAGGGGGAACCCTTCGTGGGGGCGGCGGGACAATTGCTCAACGACTTGTTGCAATCGGCGGGGCTGTCACGCGCGGATATCTATATCGCCAACGTCATCAAATGCCGTCCGCCGAACAATCGCGACCCCGAACCTCAGGAAGTCGAAACCTGCAAGCCGTTTCTCCTGCAGCAAATCGCGATGATTCGGCCGAAGCTGGTCTGCTCGTTGGGCAACTGGGCCACACAGACCCTCTTGGAGCGCAAGGTGGGGATTACCAGGGTGCGCGGGCAGGCCTTCTATCTGAAGGAGTTCGTGCTCTTTCCGCTCCTCCATCCCGCCGCGGCGTTACATCAAGGGAGCATGCTGCAGCCCTTGCGTGAAGACTTCCAGAAGCTGAAGGAGTTCCTCGACCGGCATAGTCAGGAGGCGGCAACTGAGGGCCCGTCCCCCGCTGCCACCCGCACGCTGCAGATCGACACACCCACCGCCGCCGCCCAGCAAATGGATCTGTTCGGTTAG
- a CDS encoding Phytoene synthase — protein sequence MMTFTDAQTYCTTLTKKSGSNFYYSFLFLPKARREAMYTVYAFCKEVDNAVDEPPAGSRPQDELTRWRRELTAAYEGKPTFPVTISLSKHVRDLAIPQAYFEELIKGVEMDLSRTRYATFEELSLYCYRVASVVGLICLHVFGTTSPRAQDYAVNLGMAFQLTNILRDLGNDAECGRVYLPQEDLARFTYREEDLLHRRYTPGFTDLMKFEVGRAQEFYAKAARALASLPGAERRALTVAEIMRGVYSRILQRIEQSGYRVLGDRVTLSPSHRLAVAAGVWLQSRLPSAAP from the coding sequence ATGATGACCTTCACCGACGCTCAAACCTACTGCACGACCCTCACGAAAAAGAGCGGAAGCAACTTTTATTACTCGTTCCTGTTTCTGCCGAAGGCGCGCCGTGAGGCCATGTACACGGTCTATGCCTTCTGCAAAGAAGTGGACAACGCCGTCGACGAGCCGCCCGCAGGAAGCCGTCCGCAGGATGAGCTGACGCGCTGGCGACGGGAACTGACCGCCGCCTACGAGGGCAAGCCGACCTTCCCCGTGACCATCAGCCTCTCCAAACATGTCCGTGACCTGGCGATTCCTCAGGCATATTTCGAAGAACTCATCAAGGGCGTCGAAATGGATCTGAGCAGGACGCGCTATGCCACCTTCGAAGAGTTGTCCCTGTATTGTTATCGAGTGGCTTCCGTCGTCGGCTTGATTTGCCTGCACGTCTTCGGCACCACGTCCCCCCGCGCCCAGGACTACGCCGTCAATCTCGGCATGGCCTTCCAACTGACCAACATTCTTCGCGATCTCGGCAACGACGCCGAATGCGGTCGCGTGTACCTGCCGCAAGAAGACCTCGCACGGTTCACGTACCGGGAAGAGGATCTCCTGCATCGGCGTTACACGCCAGGATTCACCGACCTCATGAAGTTTGAAGTCGGCCGCGCGCAGGAATTTTACGCCAAGGCCGCGCGGGCGCTCGCATCGCTGCCCGGCGCGGAGCGCCGGGCCCTGACGGTGGCGGAGATCATGCGTGGGGTGTACAGCCGTATCCTGCAGCGCATCGAGCAATCCGGCTATCGCGTGTTGGGCGACCGGGTCACGCTGTCTCCCAGCCACAGGCTGGCCGTGGCGGCCGGTGTGTGGCTGCAATCTCGCCTCCCCTCTGCGGCTCCATGA
- a CDS encoding ABC transporter, substrate-binding protein (cluster 8, B12/iron complex): MRICSLVPGATEIVAALGLQQDLVGISHECDSPPGLAQVPVMVRPRIEGWQLSSAQIDEQVGALLSDGTALYELDEPRLLAAQPDIIIAQDLCDVCAVTPSQLDRVIRTLSPEPRMVTLNPQRLDDILQDIVTLGRTLEQEGTGVRFAAALRGRLEAVRTKIASEAVRPRVACLEWLSPLYTAGHWVPDMVDAAGGLDVLATAGTASRKVDWITLFASAPEVIVLMPCGFTVERTRAELATVTEQPQWKDLPAVRRGAVYLVDALSYFSRPGPRLIDGVEQLAAIFHPAYFGHRLPSAVERLEGQTPLLH, from the coding sequence ATGAGAATTTGTTCACTGGTACCGGGAGCCACAGAAATCGTCGCGGCGCTGGGACTCCAACAAGACCTGGTCGGCATCAGCCACGAATGTGACTCTCCGCCCGGCCTCGCCCAGGTCCCCGTCATGGTGCGTCCGCGCATCGAGGGCTGGCAACTCTCCAGCGCCCAGATCGACGAACAGGTGGGTGCCTTGCTCTCGGACGGCACGGCTCTGTACGAGCTGGACGAACCGCGGCTTCTGGCGGCGCAACCGGACATAATCATTGCGCAGGACCTGTGCGATGTCTGCGCGGTCACCCCCTCGCAATTGGATCGGGTCATCCGCACCCTCTCGCCGGAACCCCGCATGGTCACTCTCAACCCGCAGCGGCTCGACGACATCCTGCAGGACATCGTGACGCTCGGCAGGACGCTGGAGCAGGAAGGCACCGGGGTACGGTTCGCAGCGGCACTGCGCGGCAGGCTTGAGGCTGTTCGCACCAAGATTGCTTCCGAGGCGGTTCGTCCCAGGGTCGCCTGCCTTGAATGGCTCTCTCCCCTCTATACCGCGGGCCATTGGGTTCCCGATATGGTGGACGCTGCGGGAGGCCTCGATGTCTTGGCCACCGCCGGCACGGCTTCTCGAAAAGTGGATTGGATCACATTGTTCGCCTCCGCACCGGAGGTCATCGTGCTCATGCCTTGCGGATTTACCGTCGAGCGCACGAGGGCCGAACTCGCAACTGTCACAGAACAGCCGCAGTGGAAAGACCTTCCTGCCGTCCGGCGCGGCGCAGTCTATCTTGTCGATGCCCTGTCCTACTTCAGCCGTCCCGGGCCCCGTTTGATCGACGGGGTGGAACAGTTGGCCGCCATATTCCACCCGGCCTATTTCGGCCACCGGCTTCCGTCCGCCGTCGAACGACTTGAAGGACAGACGCCCCTGCTCCATTGA
- a CDS encoding HAD-superfamily hydrolase, subfamily IA, variant 3, translating to MSELRAVIFDFDGVIADSEPLHCAALRQVLADINIPLTETEYYADYLGFDDRGCFTAALQAHRRPLSPALLAELMEQKASAYLTAVKQHLVIFPGVREFVREAAERYKLAIASGALRNEIELILDEAGLRKAFHHITSAEDVARGKPAPDPFLHALAGLNRQSNQRALTPGDCLVVEDSLPGIRSARAAGMKVLAVANTHGVQDLEEADAITHSLADTRLSELQVRLWGRGQGSA from the coding sequence ATGAGCGAATTACGCGCCGTCATTTTTGATTTCGACGGAGTCATCGCCGACAGCGAGCCTTTGCACTGTGCCGCCCTTCGACAGGTCCTGGCCGACATCAACATCCCCCTCACGGAAACGGAGTACTATGCCGACTACCTGGGATTCGACGATCGCGGATGTTTCACGGCGGCCCTGCAGGCACACCGGCGCCCCCTATCTCCTGCGCTGCTCGCCGAATTGATGGAACAGAAGGCCAGTGCCTACCTGACCGCCGTCAAACAACACCTGGTGATCTTTCCCGGCGTGCGCGAATTCGTCCGTGAAGCAGCCGAACGATACAAGCTCGCCATCGCCTCCGGCGCCCTGCGGAACGAAATCGAGTTGATCCTGGATGAGGCTGGCCTGCGCAAGGCGTTTCACCACATTACGAGCGCCGAGGACGTCGCCAGGGGCAAACCGGCGCCGGACCCCTTTCTCCACGCCCTGGCCGGTCTGAATCGGCAATCGAATCAGCGGGCGTTGACGCCGGGAGATTGCCTGGTCGTTGAAGATTCCCTGCCAGGCATCAGGTCGGCGCGCGCCGCAGGCATGAAGGTCTTGGCCGTCGCCAACACGCATGGGGTGCAGGATCTCGAAGAAGCCGACGCCATTACCCATTCGCTGGCGGATACCAGGCTGTCGGAGCTGCAGGTCCGTCTGTGGGGAAGGGGGCAAGGGTCCGCATGA